TGATCAGAATACTTGACGATGTGTGCCAGGCGTATTGCTTCTGCCATCAGATTCTTTGTTCCCCTACCCGATGGCTCAAAGACTACAACTGCACCCCTTTCGGCTGCTATTTTGGCAAGAGACAGCGCAGCATGAGACAGTCTGTCAAAGAAGAAAACTGATACATTCATCATAGAATGGGCGACCGTTTCAGTTGCTGTTTTCCACACAGGCTTGTAGGTAGGAAGCCATTTTCCACACTTGGGACAGGACCACGAAAATCTATGTCTCGGCTTTCCGTTTCGACCACGTCCTATTTCCTGTATGACGATTGGAGTATTTGCAGTTGGCTCACAACTAGCGAAGTCGAGAAACATCCCCCAATGCCCGAAATCAGCTCGTACACGCTGAGACGCCTGATCACCATTCATTCGTGCGACCGGAAAAGCCTCCCAACCTAGAAATGCCAGAATAGCCAACACATTTCCACACGTACCCCCTGCCCAAGACCGCACCGACGATTGAGGATCTGGGCCAAGAACAAGATCAAGGGCAACGAGACCGGTACCGAAAATTCTTGGTCGATCACTAGAGGTCATTTTTCTACGCTCCACTTGCTTCCAACGTAGACTGTCCTGCCGGATACACCTCACCCTCCAACCAAACATGAATTAGATTCGGTTCAGGCATAGTGTTAGGAACCGACGCGCATAAATCGTACCCCATAGACTCGAGGTGTGCGACTGGGAGATCTCGTTCGAGTGCTGCCATCAGTGCGCCTAATGCCATCACCTTGCTGCCAAGCGGAGACAGGACAAGAAGAGATCCGCCGGTCTCGGCAAACACTGGTCTGCGCAAGTCATCAAGTTTAAGAATCGTGCGATAGAGGTCCAATGGGTCTCCCTCATCGGCGTAGACAATGTTACGCGTATCGACCGCCCATGTGTTCTCCAATTCCACCAAGTATT
The window above is part of the Acidobacteriota bacterium genome. Proteins encoded here:
- a CDS encoding carbohydrate kinase family protein, with the translated sequence MTSSDRPRIFGTGLVALDLVLGPDPQSSVRSWAGGTCGNVLAILAFLGWEAFPVARMNGDQASQRVRADFGHWGMFLDFASCEPTANTPIVIQEIGRGRNGKPRHRFSWSCPKCGKWLPTYKPVWKTATETVAHSMMNVSVFFFDRLSHAALSLAKIAAERGAVVVFEPSGRGTKNLMAEAIRLAHIVKYSDQRMAGVNGVMGNDSSTLLEVQTLGENGLRYRHRFGRLPSKWLYLNAIPVPRLADSCGAGDWVTAGFLAKSTARGMVQLRRGGAKRIREALRYGQALASWNCGFEGARGGMYAVNRDAFDSQVAALIAGQLDTDSNPDKELQPNSIVSCPACPTTGAKLGHI